A region of Alphaproteobacteria bacterium DNA encodes the following proteins:
- a CDS encoding prepilin-type N-terminal cleavage/methylation domain-containing protein, giving the protein MKKPKQAFSLIELSLVITVIALLTTIVIATKKTLHNAKIISFINQIETNKLSYELFIDKFGAPPGDITNASSLFTDAVDAGDGNGFIDYASSSTAEPAIGAAESNAAWQHLKLSGLITGNFSGALGGSVGVTYPECKLLQDCSLHFSSVNIHAQMAREQNYLITAQNSTTSFETISAKDAYNIDYKIDDGLPYNGWVNGVSTASNCSEDLDLTWSSNLDNASYLASSSTSCIMIFTLDLDNFSWQ; this is encoded by the coding sequence ATGAAAAAACCAAAACAAGCATTTTCATTAATTGAACTATCTTTAGTAATAACAGTTATAGCTCTGTTAACTACAATAGTTATTGCAACAAAAAAAACTTTGCACAATGCAAAAATTATTTCTTTTATTAACCAAATAGAAACAAATAAGCTTTCATATGAGCTATTTATTGATAAATTTGGTGCTCCGCCAGGTGATATTACCAATGCTAGTAGTTTGTTTACAGATGCGGTTGATGCAGGAGATGGGAATGGTTTTATTGATTACGCTTCTTCTTCTACCGCTGAACCTGCTATAGGTGCTGCGGAGAGTAACGCAGCTTGGCAACATTTAAAATTATCTGGTCTGATTACAGGCAATTTTTCTGGTGCTTTGGGCGGTTCTGTAGGCGTAACTTATCCAGAATGTAAGTTGTTACAGGATTGTTCACTTCATTTTTCTAGCGTGAATATTCACGCACAAATGGCAAGAGAGCAAAATTATTTAATTACTGCGCAAAATTCTACCACATCTTTTGAGACTATCTCAGCAAAAGATGCTTATAATATTGATTATAAAATTGATGATGGTTTACCCTATAATGGCTGGGTTAATGGAGTTTCTACCGCATCTAATTGTTCAGAAGATTTAGATTTAACTTGGTCATCAAATTTAGATAATGCTAGTTACCTTGCCTCTTCTTCCACTAGTTGCATTATGATTTTTACTTTAGATTTAGATAATTTTAGTTGGCAATAA
- a CDS encoding transcriptional repressor: MNILSKLEQITIACKERKLNLTKDRLETYKLICSSNKPLKAYDLLKQLKIAKHNAEPPTIYRALEFLEKNSFIHKINISNSYFACSHFENKHSCQLFLCSKCHEAKEFCNEEITLKLDQKAQENDFITKKISVEILGICSKCQN, from the coding sequence ATGAATATTTTGAGCAAATTAGAACAAATTACCATAGCCTGTAAAGAGCGTAAATTGAATTTAACTAAAGACAGATTAGAAACTTATAAATTAATTTGCTCAAGCAACAAGCCCTTAAAAGCATATGATTTGCTTAAGCAGTTAAAAATAGCTAAGCATAATGCAGAGCCACCAACTATTTATAGAGCCTTAGAATTTCTTGAAAAAAACAGCTTTATTCACAAAATAAATATTTCAAATTCTTACTTTGCGTGTAGTCACTTTGAGAACAAACATTCTTGCCAATTATTTTTATGTAGCAAATGTCATGAAGCAAAAGAGTTTTGTAATGAAGAAATAACTTTAAAGCTGGACCAAAAAGCTCAAGAAAACGATTTTATTACTAAAAAAATTTCAGTCGAGATATTAGGGATTTGTAGCAAATGCCAGAATTAA
- a CDS encoding ATP-binding cassette domain-containing protein, which yields MPELKLFQLNNVSFQKERNQIVDKISFSLEKNQLATIIGPNGAGKTTILKLIIGSINPTSGNIWKYKKLKIGYVPQKLNLSSFLPIRVSEFLTLNKLTIDKELVELIKIESLLNHSFSNLSGGELQRVLLARSLAIKPNLLILDEPDQNLDLMGQNEFFDLIERVHRKYNLATLIVSHNLNMVMAKTTKVYCINKHICCAGKPEVIKNDPKFTEIFGKKLAIYEHQHNHKHQ from the coding sequence ATGCCAGAATTAAAATTATTTCAATTAAATAATGTCTCTTTTCAAAAAGAGAGAAATCAGATTGTTGATAAGATCAGCTTTTCGTTAGAGAAGAATCAACTAGCAACGATTATAGGGCCAAATGGAGCTGGAAAGACCACTATATTGAAACTAATTATTGGCTCAATTAACCCTACTAGTGGTAATATTTGGAAATATAAAAAATTGAAAATAGGCTATGTGCCGCAAAAGCTAAATTTATCTAGCTTTTTACCTATAAGAGTTAGTGAGTTTTTAACTTTAAATAAACTAACTATAGATAAGGAGTTAGTAGAATTGATAAAAATAGAAAGCTTATTAAATCATAGCTTTAGTAATTTATCAGGTGGTGAATTACAAAGAGTATTACTGGCTAGAAGTCTTGCCATAAAACCAAATTTATTAATCCTAGATGAACCTGATCAGAATCTTGACTTGATGGGTCAAAATGAATTTTTTGATTTAATAGAACGGGTACATAGAAAATACAATCTAGCCACTTTGATTGTATCGCATAATTTGAATATGGTAATGGCAAAAACAACTAAAGTTTATTGTATTAATAAGCATATTTGTTGTGCCGGGAAACCTGAAGTTATTAAGAATGATCCAAAGTTCACAGAGATTTTTGGTAAAAAATTAGCAATTTACGAGCATCAACATAATCATAAGCACCAATAA